From Bacteroidota bacterium, one genomic window encodes:
- a CDS encoding UDP-3-O-(3-hydroxymyristoyl)glucosamine N-acyltransferase: protein MKFPAAVPLQQLAQLTGSRVMGDGSMTVTGINEIHKVEAGDITFVDHPKYYDKALNSNAGFVIINKEVDVPPGKALLFSNDPFTAYNTIVKKFRTFTPSANAVSETAVIGEGTIIQPGAFIGQHVVIGKNCIIHSNVSIYDHTIIGDDVIIHSSTVIGADAFYFKRRPEGYDKMISCGRVIIHDKVEIGACCTIDKGVSGDTIVGSGTKMDNMVHVGHDTVIGKNCLFAGQVGIAGVVTIEDDVILWGQVGVQKDLTIGKGAVVLGKSGVPKSLEGGKTYFGSPTQEAREKMKELAFIKQLPSIIEKLKS from the coding sequence ATGAAATTTCCTGCCGCTGTTCCTCTCCAACAACTTGCTCAATTAACGGGTTCCCGCGTGATGGGCGATGGTTCCATGACCGTTACCGGAATCAATGAAATTCACAAGGTGGAAGCCGGTGATATCACCTTTGTGGATCATCCGAAATACTACGACAAAGCCTTGAATTCCAATGCCGGTTTTGTAATTATCAACAAAGAAGTGGATGTTCCACCAGGGAAAGCCTTGCTTTTTTCTAATGACCCTTTCACGGCATACAATACAATTGTCAAAAAGTTCAGAACCTTTACTCCAAGTGCAAATGCAGTCAGTGAAACCGCTGTTATCGGAGAAGGCACCATCATCCAACCCGGAGCATTTATCGGTCAGCATGTTGTGATCGGTAAAAATTGTATCATTCATTCCAATGTCAGTATTTACGATCACACCATCATTGGTGATGATGTAATTATTCATTCAAGTACAGTCATTGGCGCGGATGCATTCTATTTCAAAAGAAGACCGGAGGGTTATGATAAAATGATCTCCTGTGGCAGGGTAATCATTCATGATAAAGTTGAAATTGGAGCCTGCTGTACAATCGATAAAGGTGTTTCCGGTGATACCATCGTTGGCTCAGGAACAAAAATGGATAATATGGTCCATGTAGGTCATGACACAGTGATCGGAAAAAATTGCCTCTTCGCCGGACAGGTCGGCATTGCAGGTGTTGTGACCATCGAAGACGATGTAATCCTTTGGGGACAAGTTGGAGTGCAGAAAGATCTCACTATTGGAAAAGGCGCTGTCGTCCTCGGAAAATCCGGTGTTCCAAAATCACTTGAAGGCGGTAAAACTTACTTTGGCAGCCCAACACAGGAAGCCCGTGAAAAAATGAAAGAACTTGCTTTCATCAAACAATTACCTTCCATCATTGAAAAACTGAAATCCTGA
- a CDS encoding glycosyltransferase family 4 protein: MIIAVNARMLVKDKMEGIGYFTYESLKRITRQQSGHEFIFLFDRPYDPSFIFSDNITPLVVSPPARHPILWYLWFEQSLPRVFKKIKADLFLSTDGYLSLASGQKTLAVIHDINFEHYPKDLPFFNRVYYRHYFPKYAKQAARIATVSEYSRQDIVKAYNVPESKIDVVYNGAGEHFAPLSTEQISSVRNKYTQGKPYFLFTGALHQRKNIANLMRAFDLFRQQSQEKFYLLLAGTKRWWTSEMESVYTAMKFKEDVVFTGRLTEAELIAVTGAAYAITYVSNFEGFGIPIVEAFRCDVPVITSNITSMPEIAGDAAVLVDPFSENSIADGMTKLAADQGLRIQLIEKGRIRKSAFSWDKTADSLWASIEKTI; this comes from the coding sequence ATGATTATCGCTGTAAATGCCCGGATGCTGGTGAAAGACAAGATGGAGGGCATTGGTTATTTTACGTATGAAAGCTTAAAGCGCATCACGAGACAACAAAGCGGCCATGAGTTCATTTTTTTGTTTGACCGGCCTTATGATCCTTCCTTTATTTTCTCTGACAATATAACACCACTTGTAGTTTCGCCTCCGGCCAGACATCCGATTCTGTGGTATCTCTGGTTTGAGCAATCCCTGCCACGTGTTTTTAAAAAGATAAAAGCTGATTTATTCCTTTCGACAGATGGTTATCTGTCTCTTGCATCCGGACAGAAAACACTTGCAGTGATTCATGATATCAATTTCGAACATTATCCGAAGGATCTCCCCTTTTTCAACCGGGTATATTACCGTCATTATTTTCCGAAATATGCAAAACAAGCAGCGCGGATCGCGACAGTATCGGAATATTCCAGACAGGATATCGTGAAGGCCTACAATGTACCGGAATCAAAGATTGATGTTGTTTACAATGGAGCGGGAGAACATTTTGCTCCATTGAGTACCGAGCAGATTTCATCTGTTCGAAATAAATATACTCAAGGAAAGCCCTACTTTCTTTTTACCGGCGCTCTTCATCAGCGAAAAAATATCGCCAACCTGATGCGTGCTTTTGATTTGTTCCGTCAGCAGTCGCAGGAAAAATTTTATCTGTTACTGGCAGGGACAAAACGGTGGTGGACGAGTGAAATGGAAAGCGTGTATACCGCGATGAAATTCAAGGAAGATGTTGTTTTCACCGGACGACTCACGGAAGCGGAACTAATAGCAGTGACCGGTGCAGCATATGCCATCACCTATGTTTCAAATTTCGAAGGATTCGGAATACCCATTGTGGAAGCATTTCGTTGTGATGTACCTGTTATTACCTCAAACATCACTTCGATGCCTGAAATAGCAGGTGACGCAGCAGTATTGGTGGATCCATTTTCCGAAAATTCCATCGCTGACGGGATGACGAAGCTTGCAGCTGATCAGGGTTTACGAATACAATTAATAGAAAAAGGAAGAATCCGCAAATCAGCATTCAGTTGGGATAAAACCGCGGATTCGCTATGGGCAAGTATTGAAAAAACTATTTAA
- a CDS encoding ribonuclease HII produces MPARLHKYFQQDLIEAGCDEAGRGCLAGSVFAAAVILPSDFFHPDLNDSKQINEAKRDKLRPIIEKEAIAWSVASVNPVEIDTINILNASILAMHKALDGLKKKPGLLLIDGNRFHKYKRIPHKCIIGGDGLYASIAAASVLAKTYRDAYMEQLHAEFPVYGWDQNKGYGTVKHRKALLENGPSPFHRLSFRLHKPEPELPFNSSL; encoded by the coding sequence ATGCCGGCCAGACTTCACAAATATTTTCAGCAAGACCTGATTGAAGCGGGTTGTGATGAAGCCGGAAGAGGTTGTCTTGCAGGTTCTGTTTTTGCCGCTGCAGTAATTTTGCCTTCAGATTTTTTTCATCCTGATCTCAACGACTCCAAGCAAATCAATGAAGCAAAACGAGACAAGCTCCGGCCGATCATTGAAAAGGAAGCTATTGCCTGGTCAGTCGCTTCTGTCAATCCAGTCGAAATTGACACGATCAATATCCTGAACGCCTCGATTCTGGCGATGCACAAAGCATTGGATGGTCTGAAGAAAAAACCAGGTTTGCTGCTGATTGACGGAAACCGTTTTCACAAATACAAACGCATACCGCACAAGTGTATCATTGGAGGCGATGGGTTGTACGCTTCCATTGCCGCTGCTTCGGTGCTTGCCAAAACCTATCGTGATGCATATATGGAGCAATTGCATGCGGAATTTCCTGTTTATGGCTGGGATCAGAATAAAGGCTATGGAACTGTAAAACACCGAAAGGCTTTGCTTGAAAATGGCCCATCCCCTTTTCACCGTCTCAGCTTCCGCTTGCACAAGCCGGAACCGGAATTACCTTTTAACAGTAGTTTGTAA
- a CDS encoding DUF3352 domain-containing protein, whose amino-acid sequence MKRLILIGASVVLLLAAIAYYFFRSSPVLSVDPLDAIPSDAALIFECPSGTAASTELRQTGFWKILQKDSSFARIETQMRQIDSIAKIQPELGILWTKEKLFLSFHQVKANAFDYLFVLKLPDEIRKGRAISLLEEIPGSKYTLDEREYEDVSIFEFRSGESIAFAFAVSKGLVLASKTSFLVEDAIRQLNGGSSVRKSKGFTQARKSLSNKSGIICYFNHVGSGDLFSGFLSNTFTGFQKSVSNLARWEALSVGLNNDFISLTGSVSTVDTSDGLQIFRKQEPVLSKMGEVLPGRTAFYLRWGSSNLAECLNHLRLNENYFDPVTERMDAIAAFNNKYKTNIEEDLTSWIGNEFAFAITEPGTTEFENSVFAVIKAKRADLALLSLNSLQGKLGTLKVPAKYRNHPIGILQGGDFLSLFYGISFHRLQNPSFTIVNGYVIFANQTSALKSLIDEIEAGKTLSNAAAFRQSAALINQPSFLDLYLNAGSGLNLIKAGLNADVLKQLPEHRETLNNLSSFILKIGKAKDGYQCQANLSFLKNPKREVNLLFATQLDTSATQRPSFIETDDETFSVAIQDDANTLYLIDEKGNILWKKPLEEKIMSDIHPVDYYKNGSKQLLFNTASRLYLIDQEGNNVPKFPIKLPAEASNGCNVVQNGNLKTQQILIACTNGQVYAYDLSGKPVSSWLFEPFLNGIVDVIKPVVMRNQIFYLVTSTEGKIILADARGRTREIADGLSPEQIRSLEILPADSGTNAQFMVYDSSGVSLYTLEGNRGTIFGDIQSLKMIRGIEGWPGSNSSVYLLLTEDSLMLYSSPGKQECMKSLPLMKDCHLEADFDGVSRTWAGLIYPEENTFFLLADDCSIPGGFPVKGNSRFCVRMTKGDGKNKLLIASTDGNLYVYNLN is encoded by the coding sequence ATGAAGCGTCTGATCCTTATTGGTGCGTCAGTGGTTTTACTGCTCGCCGCAATCGCATATTATTTCTTCCGTAGCAGTCCAGTTCTTTCTGTCGATCCTTTGGATGCTATTCCTTCGGATGCGGCATTGATCTTTGAATGTCCATCGGGAACGGCAGCATCGACGGAGCTCCGTCAAACCGGTTTTTGGAAGATTCTCCAGAAGGACAGTTCATTCGCGAGGATTGAAACGCAAATGCGACAAATTGATTCCATCGCGAAGATCCAACCGGAGCTGGGAATATTGTGGACGAAGGAGAAATTATTTCTTTCCTTTCATCAGGTAAAGGCGAATGCTTTTGATTATCTATTTGTACTCAAACTTCCGGATGAAATCAGGAAAGGAAGGGCGATCAGTTTACTGGAAGAAATTCCCGGATCGAAATACACACTGGATGAACGCGAATATGAAGACGTCAGCATTTTCGAATTCCGTTCCGGTGAGAGTATTGCATTCGCGTTTGCCGTTTCAAAGGGATTGGTTCTCGCGAGTAAAACATCCTTTCTTGTAGAGGATGCAATACGTCAGCTGAACGGAGGAAGTTCAGTTCGTAAATCAAAAGGATTCACACAGGCACGCAAATCACTTTCAAACAAATCGGGAATCATTTGTTATTTCAATCACGTTGGTAGCGGTGATTTGTTTTCCGGATTTCTGAGCAACACATTTACCGGTTTTCAAAAATCAGTTTCCAACCTCGCACGTTGGGAAGCGCTATCTGTTGGTTTAAACAATGATTTCATTTCTCTCACAGGATCCGTTTCTACTGTTGACACCAGTGATGGTTTGCAGATTTTCAGGAAGCAGGAACCTGTTCTCAGCAAAATGGGAGAAGTACTTCCCGGGAGAACAGCCTTCTATCTTCGCTGGGGTTCATCGAATCTTGCTGAATGCCTGAATCATTTGCGTTTGAATGAAAATTATTTTGACCCTGTAACTGAGCGAATGGATGCCATTGCAGCGTTCAACAACAAATACAAAACAAATATCGAAGAAGATCTTACTTCCTGGATCGGTAATGAATTTGCCTTCGCCATTACTGAACCCGGAACAACGGAATTTGAAAACAGTGTCTTTGCTGTAATCAAAGCAAAGCGTGCGGATCTGGCATTGCTTTCACTAAACAGTTTGCAGGGAAAATTAGGTACATTAAAAGTTCCCGCGAAATACAGAAACCATCCGATAGGCATTTTACAAGGAGGAGATTTCCTTTCTCTGTTTTATGGAATTTCTTTTCATCGTCTTCAAAATCCATCCTTCACTATTGTGAACGGCTATGTCATTTTCGCAAATCAAACTAGTGCGTTGAAAAGTCTGATTGATGAAATCGAAGCAGGGAAAACACTTTCGAATGCCGCAGCTTTCAGACAAAGCGCTGCGCTTATTAATCAACCATCTTTTCTGGATCTTTATCTGAATGCAGGTTCAGGACTAAACCTCATCAAAGCGGGATTGAATGCTGATGTATTGAAACAATTGCCGGAACATCGCGAAACGCTGAATAATTTATCCTCTTTCATACTGAAAATCGGCAAAGCAAAAGATGGATACCAATGCCAGGCAAACCTGTCGTTCCTCAAAAACCCTAAGCGGGAAGTGAACCTGCTTTTTGCAACACAACTTGATACATCGGCCACACAGAGACCTTCCTTTATTGAAACCGACGATGAAACTTTTTCGGTAGCGATTCAGGATGACGCGAACACATTATATCTCATTGATGAAAAAGGAAATATTCTCTGGAAAAAACCTTTGGAAGAAAAAATCATGAGTGATATTCATCCGGTGGATTATTACAAGAATGGAAGCAAGCAATTGCTTTTCAATACTGCCAGTCGCCTCTATCTGATCGATCAGGAAGGAAATAATGTTCCGAAATTTCCGATCAAATTGCCGGCAGAAGCAAGCAACGGATGCAATGTCGTGCAGAATGGAAATCTGAAAACACAACAAATTCTGATAGCCTGCACAAACGGTCAGGTGTATGCTTATGACTTAAGCGGCAAGCCTGTTTCGAGCTGGCTGTTTGAACCATTCCTGAATGGCATTGTGGATGTCATCAAACCGGTAGTTATGCGTAACCAGATTTTCTACCTGGTCACAAGTACGGAAGGAAAAATCATTCTTGCGGATGCAAGAGGACGAACCAGAGAAATTGCCGATGGCCTGAGTCCTGAGCAAATCAGGAGTCTTGAAATATTGCCGGCTGATTCAGGGACAAATGCTCAATTCATGGTTTATGACAGCAGTGGTGTTTCGTTGTATACTCTGGAAGGCAATCGTGGAACAATATTCGGCGACATTCAATCGCTGAAAATGATCCGTGGTATCGAAGGATGGCCGGGCAGTAATTCATCGGTCTATCTTTTACTCACAGAAGACTCCCTGATGTTGTATTCCAGTCCGGGAAAACAGGAATGCATGAAATCCTTACCCTTAATGAAAGATTGTCATCTGGAAGCTGATTTTGACGGAGTTTCAAGGACCTGGGCCGGGCTAATTTACCCTGAAGAAAACACTTTTTTCCTATTGGCAGATGATTGTTCCATTCCGGGCGGGTTTCCGGTGAAGGGAAACAGCAGATTTTGTGTCAGGATGACAAAAGGTGATGGAAAAAACAAACTCCTGATTGCGAGTACCGATGGAAACTTGTACGTTTATAATCTCAATTAA
- a CDS encoding OmpA family protein: MKNKFTKIFFQIAAFLTLSFAANAQQDLTLYNMNTIGQSIRVNPSLMPVNKYYVGIPLISSTYFLFSHNAFVYHDFYKVRSDDSVQIDVNNALNQLKKTNFLKTDLQVDYLSLGISLNKFYITGNITEHVAFRFAYAKELLELIHKGNGPFVGQTIDFSKTGFDATHYREYGLGLATELNDQWTVGGRLKYLYGLENFSSTTGDLGLVTAEEDYHLQVPTNIVINTSGPVNSEDGYDQFSDGTAKSASSNIRDYLFHRKNRGFAIDLGGTYKPNETWSFSASVLDLGFIKWKSDVRNYRTDAGQYDFNGVDLKNFLNDTSANVQEALDSLGRVFKAKETHDSYKTNLPTQVNLSSNYTIDDKSFAGALVHAEFFKKTIQPTVTLSYNRMVGRHLSVAASYSYINHTFDNIGLGMSTSAGPVQLYIVSDNVLGLISPLDHHNTHVHFGINLIFGRPLRDRDKDKVPDVRDDCPDVPGLIDLKGCPDRDHDGIADYLDRCPDVPGLKQFNGCPDSDNDGVVDSLDNCPTTPGLIEFLGCPDTDGDSIPDPEDSCVTVKGQRIFNGCPDTDNDGVMDSQDSCVLVPGPTSNNGCPIIKKEVIVPKEPVKAVLTVQEQEVINKVFKNLEFETGKAVIRSSSFSSLDELAALMKKKPTFRLLIEGHTDNVGSDASNLKLSQRRAEAVKKYLSDKGIDATRIVSKGYGEMSPVADNKTAEGRQRNRRVEFTILE; this comes from the coding sequence ATGAAAAACAAATTCACAAAAATATTCTTCCAGATTGCGGCATTCCTGACTTTATCCTTTGCCGCAAACGCCCAGCAGGATCTGACATTGTATAACATGAATACAATTGGTCAGTCGATCCGGGTGAATCCGTCATTGATGCCGGTCAATAAATATTATGTCGGTATTCCGCTTATTTCGTCGACGTACTTTCTGTTCAGTCATAACGCATTTGTGTATCATGATTTTTACAAAGTACGTTCTGATGACTCTGTTCAGATTGATGTCAACAATGCGCTCAATCAACTCAAGAAAACCAATTTCCTGAAAACAGATCTTCAGGTAGATTATCTCTCCCTGGGTATCAGCCTGAATAAATTTTACATCACAGGAAATATCACCGAGCATGTCGCATTTCGTTTTGCATACGCAAAAGAATTACTGGAACTGATTCACAAAGGGAATGGACCTTTTGTAGGACAGACGATTGATTTCAGCAAAACAGGATTTGATGCTACACATTATCGCGAATACGGTCTTGGTTTGGCGACGGAACTCAATGACCAATGGACCGTTGGCGGAAGATTGAAATATTTGTACGGACTGGAAAATTTCTCCAGCACTACCGGTGATCTGGGATTGGTGACTGCGGAAGAGGATTATCATTTGCAGGTTCCTACCAATATTGTGATCAATACATCCGGACCGGTTAATTCTGAAGACGGCTATGATCAGTTCAGTGACGGAACAGCAAAATCCGCTTCATCGAATATCAGAGATTATTTGTTTCACCGAAAAAACAGAGGCTTCGCGATTGATTTGGGCGGCACTTACAAACCGAATGAAACATGGTCCTTCAGCGCGAGTGTTCTGGATCTTGGTTTTATCAAATGGAAAAGCGATGTACGCAACTATCGGACAGACGCAGGTCAGTATGATTTTAATGGCGTAGATTTAAAGAACTTCCTCAATGATACTTCAGCCAACGTTCAGGAAGCATTGGATTCTTTGGGAAGAGTTTTTAAAGCAAAAGAAACACATGATAGTTACAAAACAAATCTCCCAACACAGGTAAATCTGAGTTCAAATTATACGATCGACGATAAGAGTTTTGCAGGCGCGCTGGTGCATGCAGAATTTTTCAAAAAGACTATCCAACCTACCGTTACTCTTTCCTACAATCGTATGGTTGGAAGACATCTTTCTGTAGCAGCATCCTATTCCTACATCAATCATACTTTTGATAACATAGGTTTGGGAATGTCTACAAGCGCAGGACCGGTTCAATTGTATATAGTATCTGACAATGTGCTCGGTTTGATTTCACCGCTTGATCATCACAATACGCATGTGCATTTTGGGATTAACCTGATCTTTGGCCGACCATTGCGTGACCGTGATAAAGATAAAGTTCCTGATGTTCGTGATGATTGTCCGGATGTACCTGGATTGATTGATCTGAAAGGTTGTCCTGACAGAGACCACGATGGAATCGCGGATTATCTTGACCGTTGTCCGGATGTTCCGGGTCTGAAACAATTCAATGGTTGTCCTGACTCCGACAATGACGGTGTAGTTGATTCACTTGATAATTGCCCGACTACTCCGGGACTCATTGAATTCCTTGGTTGTCCGGATACAGATGGAGACAGTATCCCTGATCCTGAAGACAGCTGTGTAACCGTAAAAGGTCAGCGGATCTTCAATGGTTGTCCGGATACAGATAACGACGGTGTGATGGATTCACAAGACAGTTGTGTACTTGTGCCAGGACCAACCAGCAACAATGGTTGTCCGATTATCAAGAAAGAAGTGATCGTTCCGAAAGAGCCTGTGAAAGCGGTTCTGACGGTACAGGAGCAGGAAGTCATTAATAAAGTCTTCAAAAATCTCGAATTCGAAACCGGCAAAGCGGTAATCCGCAGCAGCAGCTTTAGTTCGCTGGATGAACTTGCCGCATTGATGAAGAAAAAGCCGACTTTCCGTTTGTTGATTGAAGGACATACTGATAATGTCGGTTCCGATGCATCCAATCTGAAACTCTCGCAACGTCGTGCTGAAGCTGTGAAGAAATATCTCAGTGACAAAGGCATTGATGCTACTCGTATTGTCAGCAAAGGTTATGGTGAAATGTCACCGGTTGCCGACAATAAAACAGCCGAGGGACGTCAGCGTAACAGGCGAGTTGAGTTTACGATTCTGGAGTAA
- a CDS encoding T9SS type A sorting domain-containing protein — MKSIKSLILDHDQNLLFSGFVLDSGRAGVQSLLGGEYLVKYDSLFHMQWVKYISGNNTMIISDSLDGYTIGGFHRDTTFDCYLSTGIGFYLAHLNNSTIGPVQSTFNYTIQNDTIVFQNLSQNAEYYYWDFGDGSSSNDINPVHIYSNAGNYIVSLIVFRGECTDSSFMTISLVSTDEIQKRKLVISPSPASKIIHLTNLNDLSYYQIVIVDLYGRVIWDMNKENHSSTGGIINLDISNFPSGMYVLRINSDFKNVVEEKIIVLN; from the coding sequence ATGAAATCGATTAAAAGTTTGATATTGGATCATGATCAGAATTTATTATTTTCAGGTTTCGTTCTCGATTCTGGAAGAGCAGGAGTGCAATCACTTCTTGGCGGTGAATATCTGGTTAAGTATGACAGTCTCTTTCATATGCAATGGGTAAAATACATTTCCGGAAATAATACCATGATTATTTCTGATTCTCTGGATGGCTATACAATAGGCGGTTTTCATCGGGACACCACTTTTGATTGTTATCTATCAACAGGAATTGGCTTTTATCTTGCTCACTTAAATAACAGTACAATCGGCCCCGTTCAAAGTACTTTCAATTATACTATTCAGAATGATACTATTGTATTTCAAAATCTTTCTCAAAATGCAGAGTATTATTACTGGGATTTTGGCGATGGTTCCAGTTCTAATGACATTAATCCAGTTCACATCTACTCAAATGCTGGGAATTATATTGTATCCTTGATAGTTTTCAGAGGAGAATGCACTGATTCATCTTTTATGACAATATCACTTGTATCAACTGATGAAATTCAAAAGAGGAAACTGGTTATTTCCCCTTCTCCAGCATCAAAAATTATTCACTTGACAAATTTGAATGATCTAAGTTATTATCAAATAGTGATTGTGGATTTATATGGAAGGGTGATTTGGGATATGAATAAAGAAAATCATAGTTCAACAGGTGGGATTATTAATTTGGACATCAGCAATTTTCCCTCTGGAATGTATGTTCTTCGAATTAATTCTGATTTTAAAAATGTTGTCGAAGAGAAAATAATTGTTTTGAATTGA